One window from the genome of Megalobrama amblycephala isolate DHTTF-2021 linkage group LG4, ASM1881202v1, whole genome shotgun sequence encodes:
- the eda2r gene encoding LOW QUALITY PROTEIN: tumor necrosis factor receptor superfamily member 27 (The sequence of the model RefSeq protein was modified relative to this genomic sequence to represent the inferred CDS: deleted 1 base in 1 codon), whose protein sequence is MDCSIDEYYHSGQCHKCPQCPPGQELKEDCGYGVGVSAVCGVCDVRWFKEDWGFHPCALCQNCRRLNRHQIKHCTYTDNAVCGNCLPGFYSKMRLDGLEDLECLPCGPAPFRNLQCTRGEGIGVAKVQTTAPPIQNAASIVTACAATAVLTAVLFAIACVTYQTRSSLRKTCKRCLSPVSNGYHDSDTTSVPMTTLHPRMQNTEVDRSSPCLPLKDPCMLEDITTTVTSDLGLHGCEVLPQVCTDPAKGVITQVTETPDVSSSDSALSNQHAVLTLVGGQFTVRPCCAVEHRTAWGLHAPVECTELDLQHLSITPEIQIFRLQTSYPEISHSVWAQTPVCPQA, encoded by the exons ATGGATTGCTCAATAGACGAGTATTATCACAGTGGACAATGTCACAAGTGCCCACAGTGTCCACCCGGCCAAGAACTGAAAGAG GACTGTGGTTATGGTGTAGGAGTGTCGGCAGTGTGCGGCGTGTGTGATGTTCGGTGGTTTAAGGAAGACTGGGGTTTTCACCCTTGCGCACTGTGCCAGAACTGCCGCAGACTCAACAGACACCAAATCAAGCACTGCACGTACACAGACAACGCAGTCTGCGGAAACTGCCTCCCAGG TTTCTACAGCAAAATGCGATTGGACGGATTAGAAGATTTGGAATGCCTTCCATGTGGTCCCGCCCCTTTCAGAAACTTACAGTGTACCC GAGGAGAAGGGATTGGTGTGGCAAAAGTCCAGACCACAGCACCTCCTATCCAAAATGCTGCTTCTATAGTGACCGCTTGTGCAGCAACAGCTGTATTAACAGCTGTACTGTTTGCCATTGCGTGTGTCACCTACCAGACACGGTCTTCACTGAGGAAAACATGTAAAC GTTGTTTATCACCGGTCAGCAATGGTTACCACGACAGTGATACAACCTCGGTTCCTATGACAACCCTACACCCAAGGATGCAGAACACAGAAGTGGACAGATCAA GTCCTTGCCTGCCACTGAAGGACCCCTGCATGCTTGAAGATATCACCACCACAGTGACCTCTGATCTTGGCCTGCATGGGTGTGAGGTTCTTCCTCAGGTCTGCACTGATCCTGCAAAGGGAGTCATCACGCAAGTAACAGAAACACCTGATGTTTCTTCTTCAGACTCTGCCCTCTCCAACCAGCATGCCGTTCTCACTCTGGTAGGAGGACAGTTTACAGTGAGGCCCTGCTGTGCCGTAGAGCATCGGACAGCCTGGGGGCTTCATGCTCCAGTAGAGTGCACTGAACTGGACCTTCAGCACCTCTCCATCACCCCAGAGATCCAGATATTTAGG CTTCAGACATCATATCCAGAAATATCCCACAGTGTATGGGCTCAGACTCCAGTCTGCCCTCAGGCCTGA